One segment of Rhodopirellula baltica SH 1 DNA contains the following:
- a CDS encoding rhomboid family intramembrane serine protease: protein MSFSFRTRKIDMRRIGNFSDPKLADQFNDYLQTLKIPAKVDHDESSHDIWIRDEKDVATAREAMDEFKQSPGAAKFDVTAEAARLRKEEEAEKKRKLALQQKAQKKLRGTSGAFGGRTARTGNIPVVIGMIIICGIASVSTDFNPQLDLSVILEQINSPPEVRGEQLTAREKLVVALNFASPIDYATTGDAWVSIKKGEIWRLVTPAFLHGSTMHLVFNMMALFTLGSVVERLHGSWFLGSLLLASHIIGMIVQVVLPDWLESPMAVGASGAVFGVFGFIWIRPRFQPSYPVGIPPFNVYLMLGFMFACMTPLIQGIANGAHVGGLLTGMAVAALAPKSI, encoded by the coding sequence ATGTCATTTTCGTTTCGAACAAGAAAGATTGATATGCGGCGAATCGGCAATTTTTCCGATCCCAAACTGGCGGACCAATTCAACGACTATCTGCAGACCCTGAAGATCCCTGCGAAAGTCGACCACGACGAAAGCTCCCATGATATCTGGATTCGCGACGAGAAAGATGTCGCGACGGCCCGAGAAGCCATGGATGAGTTCAAACAGTCACCCGGCGCGGCAAAGTTTGACGTCACCGCCGAAGCCGCACGCCTGCGAAAGGAAGAGGAAGCGGAAAAGAAACGCAAACTCGCTTTGCAACAAAAAGCACAGAAGAAACTGCGAGGGACGTCAGGTGCTTTTGGTGGCCGGACTGCAAGAACCGGCAATATCCCTGTCGTCATCGGCATGATCATCATCTGTGGGATCGCCAGCGTTTCGACGGACTTCAATCCGCAGTTGGATCTGTCAGTGATTCTCGAGCAAATCAACTCTCCCCCAGAGGTCCGAGGCGAACAACTCACCGCTCGAGAAAAACTAGTCGTGGCTCTGAATTTTGCGAGCCCAATCGATTATGCCACGACGGGTGACGCATGGGTCTCGATCAAAAAGGGCGAGATCTGGCGGTTGGTCACACCAGCCTTTCTGCATGGCTCGACGATGCACTTGGTGTTCAACATGATGGCGTTGTTCACTCTTGGCAGCGTCGTTGAGCGTTTGCACGGCTCGTGGTTTCTTGGATCGTTGCTGCTTGCTTCGCATATCATCGGCATGATTGTTCAAGTCGTCTTGCCGGACTGGCTCGAAAGCCCCATGGCGGTTGGTGCATCCGGAGCGGTGTTCGGCGTTTTCGGATTCATATGGATTCGACCTCGCTTCCAACCTTCGTATCCAGTGGGCATCCCGCCGTTCAATGTTTATTTGATGCTCGGGTTTATGTTTGCTTGCATGACACCACTGATACAGGGCATCGCCAACGGTGCTCACGTTGGTGGCCTTCTGACCGGGATGGCTGTCGCTGCATTAGCCCCCAAGAGCATCTGA
- a CDS encoding PVC-type heme-binding CxxCH protein, with translation MTSMFYVDHVKIARVGTQHGGAQQTPKSRQTREWTWVSCLFTFVVLGLPAAADDFPTPINTEPLAELNADGKLAGPPLLSPREAADSLEMPAGFTATVFASEPDVQNPIDLAWDRKGQLWVAENYTYGQRGVSWRDDQRDRVLVFKDENLDGVAESRSVFLDSVSHLTSVEVGRGGVWLMCPPQLLFVPDADGDAVPDGPPQVILDGFTIAEQNYHNLANGLRFGPDGWLYGRCGGSCPGRIGLPGTPDENRTALEGGIWRYNVETRHFEVLCHGTTNPWGHDFDRNGELFFINTVNGHLWHGIHGAHFHRPFTLDPNPNAYELIDQHADHYHFDTSGKWQDSRDGAANDYGGGHAHVGMMIYQESTWPTEYQDDLYTLNFHGRRVNRERLEPHGTGYVGKHEKDLFLSDDVWFRGMEMSAGPDGNVIVLDWADLGECHEHSGVHRSSGRIFQIRYEAGTPDNVADRLTKLNEPGINVEQTIAFQLGGDRWFSHQSRLQVAEAVASGADASELNAELVKWFEDYDSTDPQQRLRMLWTLNVSGGLTRKTLLESVADPSPHVRSWCFRLMAQHWPIDDVFGPTSASVAAEEKVHDEYRAYSSDILSHAEADVASVRLTLASILQRLPLGSRGDLADFLTELDSGIEDADDHNQGLMIWYGLMSSAEKHPDELLFGGEQCQIPTTTRLISRALAERVDQHPKEFSRLVTSVTRRLRGDHDLDGKPNVACAEAFLDGVSAGIVGVRKAERPEDWSDFQTVLSAHEELQTKHAETLRKLNTLFGEGQSVGEMAMIAGDANADVLERLAAVRGLIETRGADDAIADSYIVRLAMPLIKDPRVNAKLAPALSTIELPEVGSLLLDNLNRFRAPRRSGVVGLLCSRDVFADVLLTAIEQKKRPKDILTASHVRTILSLENNALTERVENVWGRIKDTPDDRKQEIDRWTQSLTRERLSRADLPAGRALFQTACANCHQLFGTGNKVGPDLTGAQRSDLGYLLHNIVDPDSVVGADYRATKIVTVDGRLLVGLVTQRTRQTTTIVAADQTWVLPNDDIELESVTEQSPMPSGLLQPMTEQQVVDLIGYLKSPTQVALPDGK, from the coding sequence ATGACATCCATGTTCTACGTTGATCACGTCAAAATTGCACGGGTGGGGACACAGCACGGCGGGGCTCAGCAAACGCCGAAATCCCGCCAAACGCGTGAGTGGACATGGGTGAGCTGTTTGTTCACGTTCGTTGTGCTGGGTTTGCCCGCGGCGGCGGATGATTTCCCCACCCCAATCAACACGGAACCTCTCGCAGAATTAAACGCCGACGGCAAGCTCGCCGGGCCCCCTCTGTTGTCTCCGCGAGAAGCAGCCGATTCGCTGGAGATGCCCGCGGGATTCACCGCAACGGTGTTTGCGAGTGAACCAGACGTGCAAAACCCAATTGATTTGGCCTGGGACCGGAAGGGCCAACTGTGGGTTGCGGAGAATTACACCTATGGTCAGCGTGGTGTTTCCTGGCGAGACGACCAACGCGATCGCGTGTTGGTGTTCAAGGACGAAAATCTTGACGGAGTCGCTGAGTCACGTTCTGTATTTTTGGATTCAGTGAGTCATTTGACCAGCGTCGAAGTGGGGCGAGGCGGCGTGTGGTTGATGTGCCCGCCGCAATTGTTGTTTGTTCCTGATGCTGACGGGGACGCGGTTCCCGATGGTCCTCCACAAGTCATCTTGGATGGGTTCACGATCGCGGAGCAGAACTATCACAATCTGGCCAACGGTTTGAGGTTCGGGCCGGACGGCTGGCTGTACGGACGTTGCGGTGGATCTTGTCCGGGGCGAATCGGCTTGCCAGGAACACCCGATGAGAACCGGACGGCACTTGAAGGTGGCATTTGGCGATACAACGTGGAAACGCGTCACTTCGAAGTGCTCTGCCATGGCACCACCAACCCTTGGGGTCATGACTTTGATCGCAACGGAGAGTTGTTCTTCATCAACACCGTCAACGGCCATCTGTGGCATGGCATCCACGGTGCCCACTTCCACCGACCATTCACCTTGGATCCGAACCCCAATGCCTACGAGTTGATCGATCAGCACGCCGATCACTACCACTTTGACACGTCCGGCAAATGGCAAGATTCACGCGATGGAGCGGCGAACGATTACGGCGGCGGACACGCTCACGTTGGCATGATGATTTACCAAGAGTCGACTTGGCCGACCGAGTACCAAGACGATTTGTACACGTTGAACTTCCACGGGCGTCGCGTGAACCGCGAACGATTGGAGCCTCATGGAACGGGGTATGTCGGCAAGCACGAGAAAGACCTGTTCCTGAGCGACGATGTTTGGTTCCGCGGGATGGAAATGTCCGCAGGCCCGGATGGCAACGTGATTGTTTTGGACTGGGCGGACTTGGGCGAATGCCATGAACACTCGGGAGTCCACCGATCCAGCGGTCGCATCTTTCAAATTCGTTACGAAGCCGGGACGCCAGACAACGTGGCCGATCGGTTGACGAAGCTGAACGAACCTGGAATCAACGTTGAGCAAACGATCGCGTTCCAGCTCGGTGGCGACCGTTGGTTCTCGCACCAGTCGCGTTTGCAGGTCGCTGAGGCTGTTGCCAGCGGAGCGGACGCAAGCGAGCTGAACGCGGAGTTGGTCAAATGGTTCGAAGATTACGATTCGACCGATCCACAGCAACGTTTGCGAATGCTCTGGACGCTCAATGTTTCTGGCGGACTGACTCGCAAAACGTTGCTCGAAAGTGTTGCCGATCCATCGCCGCACGTCCGTTCGTGGTGCTTTCGATTGATGGCGCAACACTGGCCGATTGACGATGTGTTTGGACCGACGTCGGCGAGTGTGGCAGCCGAGGAGAAGGTGCATGACGAATACCGTGCTTATTCGAGCGATATCCTGTCGCATGCGGAGGCCGATGTTGCTTCGGTACGATTGACGCTCGCGTCGATTCTGCAGCGTTTGCCTTTGGGTTCGCGAGGTGACTTAGCGGACTTCTTGACGGAATTGGATTCTGGCATCGAGGACGCTGACGATCACAACCAAGGATTGATGATTTGGTACGGCCTGATGTCGAGTGCGGAGAAGCATCCCGACGAGTTGCTCTTTGGCGGTGAGCAGTGCCAAATCCCAACGACCACACGACTCATTTCGCGAGCCTTGGCGGAAAGAGTCGACCAGCATCCGAAGGAATTTTCGCGTTTGGTGACGTCGGTGACTCGACGGCTTCGCGGTGATCACGACTTGGATGGCAAACCCAACGTGGCGTGCGCAGAAGCGTTTCTGGACGGTGTGTCAGCCGGAATCGTGGGAGTCCGAAAGGCTGAGCGACCGGAGGATTGGAGCGATTTTCAAACCGTGTTGTCGGCTCACGAAGAGTTGCAAACCAAGCACGCCGAGACGCTTCGGAAATTGAACACATTGTTTGGCGAAGGCCAAAGTGTCGGCGAGATGGCGATGATCGCTGGTGATGCGAACGCAGATGTCTTGGAACGATTGGCTGCGGTCCGCGGTTTGATCGAAACCAGAGGGGCAGATGATGCCATCGCCGATTCATACATCGTTCGATTAGCAATGCCACTAATCAAGGACCCTCGCGTTAATGCAAAGTTGGCTCCGGCGTTGTCGACCATTGAGTTGCCCGAAGTGGGAAGTTTGTTGCTCGACAACCTGAATCGATTTCGTGCACCGCGGCGATCGGGCGTGGTGGGGCTCCTCTGTTCCCGGGACGTTTTCGCCGACGTGCTGTTGACAGCGATTGAGCAAAAGAAGCGTCCCAAGGACATTTTGACCGCTTCTCATGTGCGAACGATTCTTTCACTTGAGAACAATGCGTTGACCGAGCGAGTCGAAAACGTTTGGGGGCGAATCAAGGACACGCCTGACGATCGCAAACAAGAAATCGACCGTTGGACGCAATCTTTGACACGTGAACGATTGAGTCGGGCAGATTTGCCAGCCGGCCGGGCTTTGTTTCAAACCGCGTGTGCGAACTGTCACCAATTGTTCGGAACCGGAAACAAGGTCGGACCGGATTTGACGGGGGCTCAGCGGAGCGATCTTGGATATCTGTTGCACAACATCGTTGACCCTGATTCGGTGGTCGGGGCAGATTACCGTGCGACCAAGATTGTCACTGTGGATGGAAGGCTGTTGGTCGGTTTGGTGACTCAACGAACGCGGCAGACCACGACAATCGTTGCTGCCGATCAGACGTGGGTTCTGCCCAACGATGACATCGAACTGGAGTCGGTGACTGAGCAATCACCGATGCCAAGCGGTTTGTTGCAACCGATGACGGAGCAGCAGGTGGTCGACTTGATCGGATACCTGAAGAGCCCGACCCAAGTCGCGTTGCCGGACGGGAAGTAG
- a CDS encoding SIMPL domain-containing protein: MSIRNVWKSRVIIAAITATTALPLTHCIADEGIDTRSKLTVHATADTKVAPDSVTLRFAIESREEEVTDAARRTSEQVNRVVQFLKSRGIEAKDIRTESIVLSPIYPKGQKGQYAKQTYAVQQSQGLDDLFGDSTPQQVAPNQAPTSNIRDQLQKNQPIGYSASRQLTIMVRDIKQFETVYTGILERGVNSIAGIQWMNSDQIQHRRAARIKAIAAAREKASDMAGALDAKVARVLSVQETSRGSDPFSTSMQLFGSESSGGSIEAGLMTLSASVQVVFELSDTEFEN, encoded by the coding sequence ATGTCAATTCGCAACGTTTGGAAATCCCGTGTGATCATTGCGGCGATCACCGCGACCACTGCCCTGCCGTTGACGCACTGCATCGCGGATGAAGGCATCGACACTCGGTCGAAATTAACCGTGCACGCCACCGCCGACACAAAGGTTGCACCCGACAGCGTGACGTTGCGTTTCGCGATTGAGTCACGGGAGGAAGAGGTAACCGACGCGGCCCGCAGAACCTCCGAGCAAGTCAACCGCGTGGTGCAGTTTCTGAAGAGCCGAGGGATCGAAGCCAAGGACATACGTACGGAATCAATCGTGCTTTCACCCATTTACCCAAAAGGTCAAAAGGGGCAATACGCAAAGCAAACCTACGCGGTGCAGCAGTCGCAAGGGCTCGACGATCTTTTTGGCGACTCAACGCCACAGCAAGTCGCTCCAAACCAAGCTCCCACCTCAAACATTCGTGATCAACTGCAGAAGAACCAACCCATCGGATATTCGGCCAGCCGGCAGTTGACGATCATGGTCCGAGACATCAAGCAGTTTGAAACGGTCTACACCGGAATCCTGGAACGCGGAGTCAACTCCATCGCTGGTATCCAGTGGATGAACTCCGATCAGATTCAACATCGCCGCGCCGCTCGCATCAAAGCGATCGCTGCCGCGCGTGAAAAGGCCAGTGACATGGCGGGAGCCCTCGATGCCAAAGTCGCTCGCGTGCTGAGCGTTCAGGAAACATCCCGAGGTTCCGATCCATTCAGCACCAGCATGCAATTGTTTGGATCCGAATCCTCGGGCGGCTCAATCGAAGCTGGCCTGATGACACTCTCCGCGTCAGTCCAGGTCGTCTTCGAACTCAGCGACACCGAGTTCGAAAACTAG
- a CDS encoding phosphatidylglycerophosphatase and protein-tyrosine phosphatase 1 family protein codes for MSGPIQSGWLRRLYARIVFLPTLWWNMLLGRVLKVRNWFDWIDPLVIVGARPFARDVPQMAELNVGGVVNTCEEYVGPVDEYSKHDIEQLHLPITDFTHPSLQDVITGVAFIQRNVESGKAVYIHCKAGRARSATIAICWLIAHKEMTPEQAQAWLLEKRPHINPRLTNRPVVQQFIREFQTSIG; via the coding sequence GTGAGCGGTCCCATCCAGTCCGGTTGGCTGAGGCGATTGTACGCCCGCATCGTGTTCCTCCCGACGTTGTGGTGGAACATGTTGCTGGGACGTGTTCTCAAAGTCCGCAATTGGTTTGACTGGATCGATCCGTTGGTAATCGTCGGTGCTCGACCTTTCGCTCGTGACGTCCCGCAAATGGCGGAACTCAATGTCGGCGGTGTCGTCAACACTTGCGAAGAGTATGTCGGGCCCGTCGATGAGTATTCCAAACACGACATCGAGCAACTGCATCTGCCGATTACCGACTTCACGCACCCCAGTCTGCAAGACGTGATCACGGGTGTCGCCTTCATTCAACGAAATGTCGAATCAGGCAAAGCAGTCTACATTCACTGCAAAGCCGGTCGGGCTCGTAGTGCCACCATCGCGATTTGTTGGCTGATTGCTCATAAAGAGATGACTCCCGAACAGGCTCAAGCTTGGCTGTTGGAAAAGCGTCCTCATATCAATCCACGGCTGACCAATCGTCCGGTCGTCCAACAATTCATACGTGAATTTCAAACGTCGATCGGATAA